The genomic segment CGAGCGCACGCCGCGGTTCCTTTTCATCTTCGGCGTGCACCGCTTCCGCGAGCTGCGCAAAGCCGACGACGATTTCAGCTTCGGCCGCCGCGGCGAGCGCGAGCCGTCGCCGGCCGAGCGACTGGCAACGATCCTGCGCGACGGTCCGTTGGCGGGCGTTCACGTGGTCGTGTGGTGCGACTCGCTGGTGAACCTGAACCGGGCCTTCGACCGGCCGCTCGTGCGCGAGTTCGCCATGCGCGTGCTGTTCCAGATGAGCGCGACCGATTCGAGTACCCTCATGGACACCCCGGCCGCGTCGAAGCTCGGCCGCCACCGCGCGCTCTACCTTCAGGAGGAACAGGAGCGGCCGGAGAAGTTCCGACCGTACGGGCTCCCTTCGGCCGAGTGGCTGAACGCGGCGTGCGACGCGCTGCGGGCGCGGGTCGGGTTGAACGCGGAGCCGCTTTCCGTGTAGAGTCGAAAGTCGCAAGTCGTTGAGTGGTAAAGTCGGAGGCTATATTAATCCGAACTTTATGACTTTCGACTTTCCGACCTTCGACCTGGAAAGCGGATGCCCAAACCACAATCGCTTCGCGTCGCGGTCATCGGGGCCGGCCCGATCGGCATCGAGGCCGCCCTGTACGCCAAGACGTGCGGGTTCCCCGTCGCGGTCTACGACCGCGGGCCGATCGGGGACCACCTCCGGCGCTGGGGGCACGTCCGCATGTTCACGCCGTTCGGCACGAACGTCACGCCCCTCGGCCTGGCCGAAGTGCGCCGCGAAAAGGCCGGCCGCTCGCTCCCCGCCGACGGCGACCTCGTCACCGGCAAGCAGTTCGTCGATGCGTACCTCACGCCCCTCGCCGAGACCGAGACGCTGATCGAGTCGTTGCACCTCGAAGAGGCGGTGCTGCAAGTCGGCCGCGCCGTGAGCGTCAGAAAATCGGAGCCGGCCGAGCCGCTCCCGTTCCGGCTCCTGGTCCGCGACGGCAAGGGGCAGGAGCGGATCGACACGGCCGACGTGGTGCTCGACTGCACCGGCACGTTCAACACCCCGCACCGGCTCGGCGACGGCAACATCCCCGCGGTCGGTGAACTCGCGGCGAGAGCGCAGATCGCATGGGGGCCGGAAGACATCCTCGGCGAGAAGCGGGCACATTACGCGGGCAAGAGCATCGTTCTTGTGGGCGACGGTTACAGCGCCGCGGCCGCAATCTGTGCGCTGGCGGTTCTCGCGGAAGAGGTGAACGACACCTGGGTGTTCTGGCTCACCCGCGGCCCGCGCGGGGCGCCGCTCCCGCGGCTCCCGAACGACCCGCTCAAGGAGCGCGACCGCCTGGCGGTCCGGGCCAACTCGCTGGCGACGCGGTGCGACGGTAACCTCGAGTTTCACCCGCAAACGGTACTGGACGAGGTCGTGAGCCACGGGCCGGACAAGGGGTTCCGCGTCGCGGGGCGGACCGCCGGCAAGCCGGTGTCGTGGGAGGTGGAATGCGTGATCGCGCAGGTAGGCTACCGGGCCGACATGCGGATCTGCGACGGGCTCCGCGTGGCCGAGCCGACCGGACGACCCGAAACCGGAGAACCCGGCTACTACATCCTTGGCGCGAAGAGTTTCGGCCGCGACTCGGCGTTCCTGCTCCGCGACGGCTTCGACCAGATCCGCCGGGTGTTCGCCCACCTCGCGGGCAACCCGCGGCTCGACCTGTACGCGAAGAGAGCGGCATGAGTGGTGTCACTGTCGTTACTGGCGGGGCCGGGTTCGTCGGCTCGCACCTGGTCTCGCTTCTCGTATCACGTGGCGAAAGAGTGCGGGTGGTCGATCGTCCCGGTGCGCGCGTCGATCACCTGCCCACGAGCGCGGATGTCGCCTTCGCCGACATTCGCGACGAGGCCGCGGTGCGGTGCGCACTGCGCGGCTGTGGGGTCGTGTACCACCTCGCGGCGAACCCACAGTTGTGGACGCGGCGGCGGAGCGACTTTCACGCGGTCAATTACCTCGGCACGGTTCACGTTTTGCGGGCCGCGCTGGAAGCCGGCTCGAGCCGCGTGCTGCACACCAGCACCGAGAGCATCCTCACGCGGGCGCGTCAGACGACCGCAATCGCAGAAGATCAGGACGTGCCGGCGGCCGACGTGATCGGCCCGTACTGCCGCTCGAAATTTCGGGCCGAACGCTACGCGTTTCACCTCGCCCGTGCGGGCGCGCCGGTGGTGGTCGTGAACCCCACTTTGCCGGTTGGTCCCGGCGACCTGGGGCGCTCGCCGCCGACCCAGATGATTCTCGACTGTTGCCTGGGCCGGCGCACGGCGTTCCTCGATGCGGAACTGAACATGATCGACGTGCGGGACGTCGCGGCCGGGATGGTCGCGGCGCTCGAACGCGGTCGGACCGGCGTGCGCTACCTGCTGGGCGCGGAGAACTGGTCGATCCGGCGCGTGTTCACACACGTCGCGAAGCTGGTCGGCGCGGCGGCACCGCGGTGGCGGGTGCCGTATCCCGTCGCGCTGGCCGCGGCGTACGTCAGCGAATTCGTATCTGACGCCGTCACCGGTCGCATCCCGGCGGCCTCGGTGACGGGAGTGAAACTCACCCGCCGCCGGATGCACTTCGACGCGAGCCGGAGTCTTTCGGAACTGGGTATCGTGCCCCGCCCGGTGGCGGCCTCCGTTGCCGAGGCCGTAACGTGGTTCCGGACCGTCGGGTGGCTCCAATGAGTGTGCCACATTGAATGGCCCCGGTTTGAGTAGTTCGAGTGCCGCACCCCCAATTTCGCGATGAGTGTAGGGTTTACATCGATTATGATGAGCCCAGTTCCGGGTCCAGGGTTGTGATCCGTCCATGAGTTGCTCTTGCATTGGCCGATTCCCGTTCGGTAAAGTCTCCCGCTCACCACATTCCGTCACGGCAGGAAAGGACTCCGCCCCGTGAGCCACACGCCCTCGCGCCCCGCAGCCGAACCCGTATCCGAGCGCGATGCGGCCTGGTTCGAAGAACTGACCGGTGCCGTCGCGCGCGGCCGGACCGGTCTACTCGCGCGCCAACGGCCCGACGGACACTGGGTCGGCGAACTCGAAGGCGACACCATTCTCGAATCCGAGTTCATCCTGCTCCTCGCCTTCCTCGGCAAGCTGGACGATCCGCGCATCACACCGGCCGCCAATTACTTGCGCAAACACCAACAGCCCGGCGGCGGGTGGTCGAACTACACGGACGGGCCGGCGGAAATCAGCGTGTCGGTGAAGGCGTACTTCGCGCTCAAGATCGCCGGCGACTCCGCAGACGAGCCGCACATGAAGCGGGCGGCGGCCGTCGTCCGCGCGCTCGGCGGCGCGGAGGCGAGCAACTCGTTCACGCGGTTCTATCTCGCGCTGTTGGGTCAGGTGCCGTATTCCGCCTGCCCGTCGGTTCCGGCGGAGATCATCCTGCTGCCGCGGTGGTTCTACTTCAACGTGTACGCGCTCTCCGCCTGGAGCCGCACCATTTTCGTCCCCCTGAGCGTGGTGGACGCGTACAAACCGGTCACCCAGCTCCCCGAACGGCTGTGCGTGCGCGAGCTGTTCCTCGCGCCGCCCGAGGCGCCCCGCTGGCCCGCCAAACCCACGAAGGAATGGTTCTCCTGGACGAACTTCTTCCTGGGCGTGGACTACTGCTTCAAGGCGCTCGAGCACTGGGGGCTGACGCCGCTCCGCCGCCGCGCGGTGCGCACCGCCGTGAACTGGATGCGCGAGCGGTACGCCGACAGCGACGGCGTCGGCGCGATCTTCCCGCCGATGGTCTACAACGCGATCGTGCTGAAGTGCCTGGGCGTCCCCGACTCCGATCCCGAGATGCGGTGGGCGCTGAAGCAGATCGACGACCTGTGCATTTACGAGGGCGACACGCTCCGCCTCCAGCCGTGCCTGTCGCCCGTCTGGGACACCGCGCTGTCTTTGATCGGCGCCGCCGACGCCGGGTTGCCGGGACGCGCGCCCGAGTGCGAGGGCGCTGTGCGGTGGCTGCTCGACAAGGAGGTGCGCCGCGCCGGCGACTGGTCGAAGACGGTGCGCGGCGTCGAGCCGGGCGGCTGGTTTTTTGAGTACCGGAACGGGTTCTACCCCGACACCGACGACACCTCGATGGTCCTGATCGCGCTGGCCCGGGGCGACCACGCTACCCGCGAGGCGTGCGCCGGTCCGATCCACCGCGCCGTCAGCTGGCTGCTCGCGATGCAGAACCGCGACGGCGGGTGGGCGGCGTTCGACAGGGACATCGACAAGCAGATCCTGGAGCGCGTGCCGTTCGCGGATCACAACGCGATGCTCGACCCGAGCTGCCCGGACATCACCGCCCGCGTGCTCGAGGCGCTCAGCCACTACGGCTTCCGCGTCGGGCAGGCCCCGGTCGATGCCGCGGTGCGGTTCGTCCTCGCGCGGCAGGAAGAGAGCGGCGCGTGGTTCGGCCGCTGGGGGGTGAATTACATCTACGGCACCTGGCAGGTGCTCGTCGGCCTCCAGGCGATCGGGTTCGACATGACCCGGCCGGTGGTCCGCCGCGCCGTCCGGTGGCTGAAGGACGTGCAGAACGAGGACGGCGGCTGGGGCGAGAGTTGCACGAGCTACGACGACCCGACGACCGCCGGCCGGGGCACGTCGACCGCGTCGCAAACGGCGTGGGCGCTGCTCGGCCTGCTCGCGGCGGGGGAGGGCGCGGGGCCCGAAGTGCGGGCCGGTGCGGAGTTCCTCGTGGGCACGCAGCACGCCGACGGCGGCTGGACCGAAGGCCCGTTCACCGGCACCGGGTTCCCGCGGGTGTTCTACCTCAAGTACCACATGTACCCGGTGTACTTCCCGCTCATGGCCCTGGCCCGCTATGCCAGCGCGGTCGGCCGGCGGCCGGCCGGCGACACAACCCGAGCCGATGCCGGCCACTCGGTCGTCGGCCCGAAAGGAATCGCCCGCAGCACCCTGGCCGATCGCTGACGCCCACCGGTTAAGCTGATTCGTTCACAATGTGAACGCGTCGGGAGGGCGGGGCTTGCCGAGCCCGAAGCGAGGCGGCTCGGCGAGAGCCTCGCCCTTCCAAGCAACGTTCTAACAGAGCATCGACCCGACGACTCACGGTCACACGCTGGAGAACACATGCGCTTCCCCCTCAGCCTCACGACCGACATGGCGGGCTACATGCTCCGCAAAAAGCTCCGGCGGGAGAAACGGTTCCCGCTCGTGATGATGCTGGAGCCGCTCCACGCGTGTAACCTCACCTGCACCGGCTGCGGGCGCATCCGCGAGTACGAGGACACGATCAAGCAGAAGCTGACCGTCGAGGAGTGCCTGACGTCGGTGGACGAGGCCGGCGCCCCGATCGTGAGCATCTGCGGCGGCGAGCCGCTCATCTACCCGCAGATCGGCGAACTGGTGCGCGGCATCCTCAAGCGGCGGAAGCACATCTACCTGTGCACGAACGGGATGTTCATCACCAAGAAGCTGGACCAGTTCCGCCCGACGTCGCGGTTCTTCTTCAACGTTCACCTGGACGGCCTGGAGGCGACGCACGACGTGATGGTGGAGCGGAAGGGCGTGTTCCGGGCCGCGGTGGAGGGCATCAAGGCCGCGAAGAAGGCCGGGTTCCTCGTGTGTACCAACACGACGGTTTACAAAGAAACCGACATGGCCGAGATCGACGCCCTGTACGCCTACCTGACCGAGCTGGGCGTGGACGGGTTCATGCTCGCCCCGGCCTACGGCTACGCGGCGGTGTGCAGCACCAACCCGGACGGCGCGGCCGAGATCTTCCTGACGCGCGACCAGATCAAGCAGAAGTTCAACGAGGCACAGGGGCTGTTCAAGAAGTACAAGATGAACACGTCGCCCGTGTACAAGGAGTTCCTGCAAGGGAAGCGCGAGTTGACCTGCGCCGCGTGGGCCAGCCCGACGCGGAACGTGAAGGGCTGGAAGGGGCCGTGCTACCTGATCACGGACGAGCACCACGAGTCGTTCCGCGGCCTCATGGAAGACACCAACTGGGACGAGTACGGCTACGGCAACGACCCGCGGTGCGAACACTGCATGATGCACTCCGGGTACGAGGTCGCGGCCGCTCTGGGCATGAACGCCCGGCTCAGCGACAGCTTCAAGATGTTGAAGTGGCAACTGACATGAGTGCCCCGCGCGAAGGGGGTGTGGCCGTCCTGTTCGCGCTGGAACGGGAGGCCGCACCGTTCCGTCGTGCCGTCCGCGGACAGAAGCACGTCGCGGTTTGTGTGAGCGGCATGGGCCGCGCACGGGCGCGCCGGGCCGCCGAGCAGATCCTGCGCGACCCCGTCCCGCGACTGGTTATTGCCGCCGGCTTTTGCGGCGCGCTCGTGCCGGCGCTGCGAGTGGGGGACGTGGTCACATCCCCGCGCATCATCACCGTCGATCACCTCGTCACGGATCCCGCCGAAAAGCGCCGGCTCGGCGAAACGCACGACGCGGTGGATATGGAGTCCTCTGCGATCGCTGAGGTGTGCGCGGGCCGGGGCGTGGCGTTCCGCGCCGTGCGGGCGGTTTCGGACACCGTTGACACCGCGCTGTCACCGGAGCTGGCCCGGCTCCTCTCGGGCGGGAACGTATCCCCGCTGAAGGCGTGTTACGCGCTCTGTTTCAAGCCGTCGTTGCTCGGTGAGTTCCTGCGCCTGGCGCGAGGTACCAAACTGGCGGCGCGGGCCCTCGCGGTCGCCCTCGAAGGGATTGTCAGCACCTCGGCTACTGCGGCGCCCGCCACTGCATCACCGGGCTGAGTCGCACGCGCATGGATGGTGCGGGTGTCGGTCGGTGCCGGTGCTTCTTCTTTAGCCGGCCCGTGTGGCCGGAGCGACACGATTCCCGGCGGACCCGACTTCACAGAGGCCGGCAACAGAACGCCGTCCCTGCCGGCCTATTCGACCCTCGCCGTCACCTTTTCGCGCTCAAGGTGTTCGACCAGTTCACGCGCCTCGCCGAAGGTCAACTCGACCGCGAGAGCGAACGGTGATCCGTCCAGCAGCGCGGCGGCGTCCTCGCGCGAACAGTTGCGGATCGTCCGCACCAGCGGGAGCAGCGCTTCCTGCGCCGTGACCGGGTACGACTCGACCAGCACCCGGTGAACCGCCGGCGGTTGTTGCAGGCGGAGCAGCCGCTCGTAGTCGTGCAGTTCTGCGACCACGGTGAGCTTTTCTCCCACTTTGAGACGGTGCCCCCGGACCGTCGTCACGTCGTGGCCCGCGAGGCCGACGGGCAGGAGCGCGAAATCGATGCACAGCGCGCGGAGCGAGCGGCCGTTGAGGTGGTCGGCGGCGTCGTGAACGACGAGATCGACGACGACGAGCGTCTTGCCGGCGGCGGTCACCAGAGCTTGCACACGGTCGCCGTACACGGCGGCCGCGAACGCCGGCGCCGCCAGCGCCGGCGCCGAGACGGCGTTGGTGATGTCGGCCGCGTCGCGCACGGCCTCTGCGAATTGCGGGTCACTCAGGCGCACCACCACCCGCTGCTTCGGGTTCATTTCTCGCACCAGAAGCGCGATCTCCAGGTTCGCCAGTTCGCTGGAAGTCGCCGCGATCACGGCCTTCGCGGAGTCGGCCCGCACCTGGCGCAGCACCTCGGGGACGGTCGCGTCGCCGACGAACGCCGGCACGCCCTTACGCCGGACGGTTTCGATGAACGGGCCGTCGGCCGCCTTGTCGATCGCGACCACGCGCTCGCCCATCGCGGTCAGCTCCTCGATGAGCCGGTACCCGACGTTACCAAGGCCGCACACCACGATGTGGCCGCCGTCGGGCACGCGGGCGACCTCGAGCGCGCCGCCGAGACGGGCGCGGATCAAATAGTTCGTCAAGATGGCGGTGAACCCGGCGATCAGCGCCGCACCGACCAACTTGAGCACACTCAAAAACACTTTCGCCCATTCCGGGCGGTTCTCGCCGTGCAGGTCGCTGCCCGTCGCCACGACGGACACCGTCTGGTACAGCCCGTCACCCCAATCGGTTTCCAGCCCGTACCGGAAGACCAGCGTGCTGGCGAACAGGGTGACGAACAGAATGGGGGTGATGATCTTCACCGACAGATCGACGTCGAGGAGCGTGCGGCGAACGGTGCGTCGCCACCGGCGGAGCGCCCCGGCCCACTTCACGCCGGGCAAGAGGTCGCCGCGGAGCCGCTGCAACAGACGCTGAAGGGCCTGCGGCGGTCCACACACGATCAGCCGGTCGCCCGGCGCGAGGACGACGTCGCTCGCGCCCGTGAGCAGGAACCGCGGCGGACCAGCGACCGGGACGTACACCAGGGGGATCAGGTCGTGTTCGTTTGCAAGATCCGAGACCCGCTTTCCCACCAGCTCGGAGTCCTCGATCACGAGGAACTCGGAGATCTGCCGGGCGCCGTCGTCCAGTTTGTAGGCGCCGAGCGTGTCGCCGCTCACGGCCGTGAGAGCGATGACCGGGGCGACGAGCGCGGACACGCTCATGGCGATGGTGTTCTTGACGGCCCCGGTGAACCGGTTGATCAGGTTCTGGTTGAACATGCGAACCACGACCCGCGCGCCGGGGTTCAGCTTGCGAACGAGGAGCGCCGTGGAGATGTTCACCAGGTCGTCGGACGTGACGATGACGACCGCGCGGGCCTCCTTTACTCCGGCCTGTTCGAGCAGCTCCAACCTGCGGCAGTCACCTTTGAGGACGGTGGCGCCCGCCAGGCTGGGGTCGTTCGGATCGACGTTCAGCTCGATCACGACGGTCGGCAGCCCCGCGGCGCGGAGCGAGTCCAGGACGCGCCGGCCCACTCGACCCAGTCCGCACAACACGACCGGACGTTCCATTTGGTCACTTCTCCGGTTGCGACAGGTCACCGCAGGAGCAGATAATAGAACGTGCAGCAGCTCCCTCTCACCAAGCTATTCGGGCGCGCGGGTATGAATTTGGACGACCAGGTGTGTTACTGCTTCCACGTGTCGCGCCGGAAGCTGGTGAACTGGGTGCGCCAGAACGCACCGAAGGTGCCGAGTCAGCTCTCGACGTGCGGGGGCGCGGGCACCGGCTGCGGATGGTGCATCCCGTTTCTGAAACAGATCTTCCGGCAGGGTATGGGAACCCCCGGCGGGGGCTGCGGGGCGTGCCAGACCACCCCGGACGATGCGCTGGACGCTCTGACACCGGGGGAGTACGCGGCCCTTCGTGCAGATTACGTGAAAGCCGGGCACGGCACCCCACCCCCGGGCGCCGAACCCCTCCCGGAGGTGAAGGACGAGTGAAGCCCAGCGAGCGGCGTGGCGTGAACTCGCCTGTGGTCCGGGCTATTGACCACCGGTCGGATCGTGCCCGCCGCTCGATTTTCGACAACCACTCACTTCGTGCCTTCGGCCTCGACCGCCAGGAGGGCGGACACGTTGCCCTCCAGGTCCGTCCGAATGCGGAGCTGCTTCGCAACGGAACCGGGCTGTTTCGGATCGAACTTGATCGTGATGAACTGCACTTGCAGTGCGGCGGGGACCGCGGGGAGTTCGGCCGTGATGGCGCCGTCGGTACCGTCCACGCCGACCACCTTGAACGGCTTGGCCGCGCGAACCAGTACCCGCTGCGTCACGGGCTCACCGACCTTCGCCTCCAACCGCAGCTTGTTCGGGGAGAGTTCCAGTGGGGCGATCACGGTCCCCGTCACGCCGATGTGAATCAGCGGATTGGTGGAGTCGTTCGTCTTCAGTGTGATCTGTTCGGTGATCGGTCCGGGCGGGGCGTTCGCGCTCAGGGTCACGTCGATCTGATACTCGGCCCCGCCACGGATCGGCCCGCCGCGGCCCACCTCGGACAACTTCACCTCGAACGGGTAGGTGCCCGGCACCACTTCGGTGATCTTCCAGTCGCGGCCGCGGCCGGAATACTTGACCTGCACGGCCTGGTTGAGTCGGGTGCCCTGCGGTACGGAGCCGAAGGTGACCGCGCCCGGGTTGACACTCACATCCGTGCGGCTGTTGGCCGATACCTTCAGAACGGCCACGGACAGGAACCGGGGGCCGACCGGGGCCGCCGAACTGAAGGTGACGTAAAAGGTCTGGGCGTTCTGGCCGACGAACTTGGCCGCGTTCATGGTCACCGTCAGTTCGGCCGTCTCGTTCGGCTGGAGCACCCGCGTCATTGGCACGTTGTCGAGGCACGTGCAGGTCTTGCTCACGTCGGTGATCTGCATCGGCGTGTCGTAGATGTTCGTGATGGCGAACTTGTGGACGCAGAGGGTGCCGTGCGGCACGTCGCCGAAGTTGTGGGTGATGACGGCTGGCGCGGGCTGCTCGCGGTTGGTCGCGATGTCCGGGAGGAAGAACTTGTTCGCCCAGGGGGCCGCCTTGGTCGGGGGCGCGGGGGCCGGTTGTGCGGCCGGCGGTTGCGCCACCGCCCCGACCGTCAAAGTCAGCCCGACCGCGCCGATCGCCAGAAAGCGTGATACCTGCCGCATACCGCGAGCCTCCTGTGTCACCCGGTCCACCGGGCGCTCACACATGCTACATCGGCCGGCAAGGGGTGCGTGCTGGTCACGAACGAGGCCCGCGCGGCCGGCCGCGCGGGCCTCGTTCGTGACCAGCCGCTGAGTTCGTTACGGCCGGCACAGGCGGATTTGTAGCGCCGGCCGCCCCGTTCGTTACGCCGCGTGTACCGGCCCCGCATCACCCGACGCGGGGGCTGGCGCCGCTCGTCTGCTCCTTGATGAACTTGAAGCCCTTGGTGTACACCTCGTCCGCCGTGGGGAAGAGGTCGCGCCACACCTTCGTTGCGGCGGCGAGGTCGGGCAGCGCGCGGCCGAACGCCTCGATCGTCATCCACCCGTCGTACCCCACTTCGGCGAGGGTGCTGAACGCGGCGTCCCAGTCCACCTGCCCGGTGCCGGGCGTGCCGCGGTCGTTCTCGCTGATGTGGACGTGCGCGAGCACCGGGGCGAGCGTCCGCACGGCGGCCGCTTGCCCCTTTTCTTCGATGTGCGCGTGGAACGTGTCGTACATCGCGCGCAGGTTCGGGTGATCGACCATCTTCACCAGCTCGACGGCCTGGGCCGCGGTGGTCAGCAGGTAGCACTCGAAGCGGTTGAGGTACTCGACCGCCATCGTCAGGTTGGCGCTTTTGGCGAACTCCGCGGCGGGGCGGAGCACGTCGGCGGCGCGCTGCTTCTCGTCCGCGGTCGGGCCGCTGCCGGAGAACTCACCGATGGCCGAGTGGTACGGCCCGACCACGGTTTCTGCGCCGAGGACGTGGTTGATCTCGATGACCGTCTTCAACCAGTCGAGCGCCTTCTGCCGGGTGCCGGCGTCCGGGCTGATCGCGTTCGTGTCCTTCGTCAGAATGGTGACGGTGGTGCACTTGAGGCCCTGCTTGTCGAGTTCGGCACGGATCGGCTTGTAATCGGCGGGGGTGCCGCCGAAGACGGGCAGTTCGACGCCGTCGAAGCCGACGGCCTTGAGCTTGCCGAGCAACGGGAAGTGTTCGGCGGTGACGCCGCCGGTCCACAACAGCAGGTTCATCCCGATCTTCATGGAGAGTCTCCTGGCGAGCGGCGCGGCGAAAGCCCGCCGGTGTGTGTGGCGGCATTGTCCGGCACCGCACCGCGCCCGGCAACTGGCTCGTCGAAAATCGGAGGGGCTTGCGCGTTTCTGGTGCGCCAGGAATTGCAGGCGTTGGAGCATGTGGCCGAAAATCGTTACCCCGGCCGCTTGAAGCGCATTGAGGATAACCCACTGATTCGGCGCTGCCCTTCTTTGATAGTCGCGCGCGATGCAGCCCATGTACATCAGCACCTTCACGTCCGAGAGCCAAGCCGGGCCGGTGCTATTGTGCTCCGGCTTCCCATCAACCCGACAGTTGACGGCCACTCGGGCTAGTTCCATGACGACCCGAAACGAAAATCGCCGCGGCTCCAGTCGGCACCTAACGGCCGGGAATCCGCGGCGGAGTAGTTCGGCACATTCGCACCGCAGGTGCGCCTCGCCGTGATGCCGGGGAATGATTAGTTCCCCAGACATCGTAGCGCCCAACTGGGACCGAAAGCGAGACTATTCGAAGGTCATTTGCGGGTATGGTAAATACCGTTGTTCGTCCGAGTTGGGGGGAAACAATTCATGTTGACGCCGGTCGAACGCGGGGCCAATTCGAGTGTCCGCACCGAAGCAAGCCATCAAGTAAGCGCTGGCCTCGATGGTTGCGTCCACCACGCTCACGCATGCCGGTGCGAACGCTGGCGGTCGATCGGCGACCCACCAGCCCGCAACCTGTTCGAAAGTAAGCCCGAGGCGAAGAAGTTCCTCACCGAGATCGGGCAACCTGTTCGCGACAAGCTGGTCACGCATCTCAATCAGTGCGGGCGTGCGTGAGA from the Frigoriglobus tundricola genome contains:
- the hpnH gene encoding adenosyl-hopene transferase HpnH; translation: MRFPLSLTTDMAGYMLRKKLRREKRFPLVMMLEPLHACNLTCTGCGRIREYEDTIKQKLTVEECLTSVDEAGAPIVSICGGEPLIYPQIGELVRGILKRRKHIYLCTNGMFITKKLDQFRPTSRFFFNVHLDGLEATHDVMVERKGVFRAAVEGIKAAKKAGFLVCTNTTVYKETDMAEIDALYAYLTELGVDGFMLAPAYGYAAVCSTNPDGAAEIFLTRDQIKQKFNEAQGLFKKYKMNTSPVYKEFLQGKRELTCAAWASPTRNVKGWKGPCYLITDEHHESFRGLMEDTNWDEYGYGNDPRCEHCMMHSGYEVAAALGMNARLSDSFKMLKWQLT
- a CDS encoding DUF1573 domain-containing protein; the protein is MRQVSRFLAIGAVGLTLTVGAVAQPPAAQPAPAPPTKAAPWANKFFLPDIATNREQPAPAVITHNFGDVPHGTLCVHKFAITNIYDTPMQITDVSKTCTCLDNVPMTRVLQPNETAELTVTMNAAKFVGQNAQTFYVTFSSAAPVGPRFLSVAVLKVSANSRTDVSVNPGAVTFGSVPQGTRLNQAVQVKYSGRGRDWKITEVVPGTYPFEVKLSEVGRGGPIRGGAEYQIDVTLSANAPPGPITEQITLKTNDSTNPLIHIGVTGTVIAPLELSPNKLRLEAKVGEPVTQRVLVRAAKPFKVVGVDGTDGAITAELPAVPAALQVQFITIKFDPKQPGSVAKQLRIRTDLEGNVSALLAVEAEGTK
- the shc gene encoding squalene--hopene cyclase encodes the protein MSHTPSRPAAEPVSERDAAWFEELTGAVARGRTGLLARQRPDGHWVGELEGDTILESEFILLLAFLGKLDDPRITPAANYLRKHQQPGGGWSNYTDGPAEISVSVKAYFALKIAGDSADEPHMKRAAAVVRALGGAEASNSFTRFYLALLGQVPYSACPSVPAEIILLPRWFYFNVYALSAWSRTIFVPLSVVDAYKPVTQLPERLCVRELFLAPPEAPRWPAKPTKEWFSWTNFFLGVDYCFKALEHWGLTPLRRRAVRTAVNWMRERYADSDGVGAIFPPMVYNAIVLKCLGVPDSDPEMRWALKQIDDLCIYEGDTLRLQPCLSPVWDTALSLIGAADAGLPGRAPECEGAVRWLLDKEVRRAGDWSKTVRGVEPGGWFFEYRNGFYPDTDDTSMVLIALARGDHATREACAGPIHRAVSWLLAMQNRDGGWAAFDRDIDKQILERVPFADHNAMLDPSCPDITARVLEALSHYGFRVGQAPVDAAVRFVLARQEESGAWFGRWGVNYIYGTWQVLVGLQAIGFDMTRPVVRRAVRWLKDVQNEDGGWGESCTSYDDPTTAGRGTSTASQTAWALLGLLAAGEGAGPEVRAGAEFLVGTQHADGGWTEGPFTGTGFPRVFYLKYHMYPVYFPLMALARYASAVGRRPAGDTTRADAGHSVVGPKGIARSTLADR
- a CDS encoding phosphorylase family protein, with the translated sequence MSAPREGGVAVLFALEREAAPFRRAVRGQKHVAVCVSGMGRARARRAAEQILRDPVPRLVIAAGFCGALVPALRVGDVVTSPRIITVDHLVTDPAEKRRLGETHDAVDMESSAIAEVCAGRGVAFRAVRAVSDTVDTALSPELARLLSGGNVSPLKACYALCFKPSLLGEFLRLARGTKLAARALAVALEGIVSTSATAAPATASPG
- a CDS encoding (2Fe-2S)-binding protein; translated protein: MQQLPLTKLFGRAGMNLDDQVCYCFHVSRRKLVNWVRQNAPKVPSQLSTCGGAGTGCGWCIPFLKQIFRQGMGTPGGGCGACQTTPDDALDALTPGEYAALRADYVKAGHGTPPPGAEPLPEVKDE
- a CDS encoding potassium channel family protein — its product is MERPVVLCGLGRVGRRVLDSLRAAGLPTVVIELNVDPNDPSLAGATVLKGDCRRLELLEQAGVKEARAVVIVTSDDLVNISTALLVRKLNPGARVVVRMFNQNLINRFTGAVKNTIAMSVSALVAPVIALTAVSGDTLGAYKLDDGARQISEFLVIEDSELVGKRVSDLANEHDLIPLVYVPVAGPPRFLLTGASDVVLAPGDRLIVCGPPQALQRLLQRLRGDLLPGVKWAGALRRWRRTVRRTLLDVDLSVKIITPILFVTLFASTLVFRYGLETDWGDGLYQTVSVVATGSDLHGENRPEWAKVFLSVLKLVGAALIAGFTAILTNYLIRARLGGALEVARVPDGGHIVVCGLGNVGYRLIEELTAMGERVVAIDKAADGPFIETVRRKGVPAFVGDATVPEVLRQVRADSAKAVIAATSSELANLEIALLVREMNPKQRVVVRLSDPQFAEAVRDAADITNAVSAPALAAPAFAAAVYGDRVQALVTAAGKTLVVVDLVVHDAADHLNGRSLRALCIDFALLPVGLAGHDVTTVRGHRLKVGEKLTVVAELHDYERLLRLQQPPAVHRVLVESYPVTAQEALLPLVRTIRNCSREDAAALLDGSPFALAVELTFGEARELVEHLEREKVTARVE
- a CDS encoding FAD-dependent oxidoreductase; the protein is MPKPQSLRVAVIGAGPIGIEAALYAKTCGFPVAVYDRGPIGDHLRRWGHVRMFTPFGTNVTPLGLAEVRREKAGRSLPADGDLVTGKQFVDAYLTPLAETETLIESLHLEEAVLQVGRAVSVRKSEPAEPLPFRLLVRDGKGQERIDTADVVLDCTGTFNTPHRLGDGNIPAVGELAARAQIAWGPEDILGEKRAHYAGKSIVLVGDGYSAAAAICALAVLAEEVNDTWVFWLTRGPRGAPLPRLPNDPLKERDRLAVRANSLATRCDGNLEFHPQTVLDEVVSHGPDKGFRVAGRTAGKPVSWEVECVIAQVGYRADMRICDGLRVAEPTGRPETGEPGYYILGAKSFGRDSAFLLRDGFDQIRRVFAHLAGNPRLDLYAKRAA
- a CDS encoding NAD-dependent epimerase/dehydratase family protein, whose translation is MSGVTVVTGGAGFVGSHLVSLLVSRGERVRVVDRPGARVDHLPTSADVAFADIRDEAAVRCALRGCGVVYHLAANPQLWTRRRSDFHAVNYLGTVHVLRAALEAGSSRVLHTSTESILTRARQTTAIAEDQDVPAADVIGPYCRSKFRAERYAFHLARAGAPVVVVNPTLPVGPGDLGRSPPTQMILDCCLGRRTAFLDAELNMIDVRDVAAGMVAALERGRTGVRYLLGAENWSIRRVFTHVAKLVGAAAPRWRVPYPVALAAAYVSEFVSDAVTGRIPAASVTGVKLTRRRMHFDASRSLSELGIVPRPVAASVAEAVTWFRTVGWLQ